GCTTTATAATGTCACTAGTTTCTCCCCGAAAAGATTTCCTGTTGTAAACAATATCTTATGTCTTAATCTAAGTTTATCTTAAAtcccgttcagtagtttttttcgtgaaaggAGTAACAACCTACCTACTACGCCccaataacacaatattttagttataaatatggTCTTATTTTGTATATTACGACGATTGACATatcctttttttaaattgcatgtttgtttgtgtttcagGCATGGAACTGTCAGTCAGCGCTACAAATACTATCAGTGGTGATGGAATACAGCGACtcaaatatattgaattatcTCTATGGAATTGTGCAAGATGTGAGTATGTTGATTTGTTGAACACATACactttaaaaatcttatttatggTCAAATTACAAAGACAtcatgttaaattattattatgtcgatATATTGAGTTAAAAAATTAGTGAGATTCACCCGAAATTGGTCGTATTTTTTTCCTCTATTGTAAGGTTATTCTTAtctaaagatatattattgaaaCCTTTCAAGGGATGTTTTATCATAACTTAAACAAAACTATTCTTGAAATTATAAACTTAAGCAAACAATTTCATTCCAGGTTCTAGTCCAAAGTTGTGATAAATACTACGAAAAAGATTTATACGCGTACTTACAAGTGTTCCTTACATTCGTCGAGTGTATTCGCAAGTGGTACATGATCGCTCAGAGAGTCCCGCACCATAGCCAAGAAGACGACTACATAGACGTGCTCAGAGACACGCGGGAGTACATAGACAATGTAGAGGAGGGAGAGAGACTGCTGGACGGAGGGGAGTTTGAACAAGAGACTGGGAAGACTGTGGAGGAGATGTATAGAGAAGATATGGAAAGGAGGGACGAAGAGGAATTGGATTATGATGATACTGTTACTAGTAAGTTTGTTAAATTgtgaatattatattgaatttattttagttatatccATGAAAATCAGATCGATTCTGAAAGTAAAACGCAGTAGAATCTACTACTActccaatttaataaaaataaaatgcatgttatgtttttcatttcgaaaaataaaaataaacgtatgAACACTAGGGCCCTTTGCACACAGCGTAATATAAACCTCCAATACACGAAAATGTCTCGTGTTGTGTACAAAATTCATTTGTTCataaaagtctattcaaaatagCATACTTACGTAgatttctcaaaaaatatacatttgggTTCCCTTCACATTTACTTAtgtaatatgaaattaattattgtcaGAACATTctaatcatattttaattaaaaatacccTTTCTATTACAGAAGAAACACCACCACCGCCGCAATACGTATCAGTAACAGTCACAATACTAAAACGATGTCTGAACTACGTGGCGTCATCTCAGAGAGACAACACAATACTATGTCTACAAGTACTAAACACTGGGCTGCCGATACTGAGAGAATATGAAGACGAGCTCCTCCCGCTAGTGCACTTGACGTGGGCGCCTCTTGTGAGCCTGTTTGAAAGCGAGCCCGTGGTCGTGAGGCGGGCGTTTGATCTACTCGTCACTATGGCGGAGTTGTCCCGGGATTTTATTAGGAGTCGCGCTGTTAAGTAAGTGTCTGTTTTATAGTTTTACGGCTAATTTTGTCATCAATTTGAttggataaataattttaagttttgtaaagAAGAAGGTTCAATTTCGGATGTTCTTATTGCTGTAAAAGTTGTCTAAAGATGGCAAAATTGGCTAGTTAAGTAGAACATTTAATTCTTGCTTAAATTATATAACGCAACGACTTAGATCAAGCAGTATTTTTGCggaatatacataatatatacatttaacaatgtgatgtcaaatttattttttatgccttcATCTCGTTTTGAGAGAATAGAATCTACGTCTTTTAAATGGCTATGTTGATCTCAGCAACAGTGCCATTACTAAAACAGAGCTTTGCCTTAAGCCGAAAAATGTAGTAGAATTGTTTATCTAGAACCACATGCAcactatttaaaaacatatatttaatcctgtacataatattagcaaccgcccgcaacttcgtccgcgtggacaTTAGTTTCAATAAGTTCTTTCCCCTTTTTGCTACCTACAGATGAAGAATTTTTTGTCAAGAATTTTTTCTTAGtactcctctacacttcctaaggaatcttcataccaaatttcaactttctgcgttcagtagtttcggttgTGAGCTGTCcatcaatcagtcagtcagtaacggaagactttttttaagatttatattaattttctcCTCGCAGAGAGGTTCTCCCGCACATATACAAGCTGCTGCAGGACTCGTCCTCCGCCAGCTACCTGCAGGACGTGGGGTCCGTGTACCGCGCCGGGCCGCGCTACTCGCTGCAGGTGTcggcgctggcggcgctggcGCAGCTCGTGACGCGCCTGGCGCTGGCCGGCGCGCCGCTGCACCGCGCCATGGCCGCCGTGCTGCCCTACCTGTCTAACAAACAACCGAAACCGCTGCAGGTACACACGATGTTAATatagaatgtttatttgtaGGTATACTTATAGTTCCTCATTTGGCGCCTTTATCCGTCTGTCAAAGGTCTATGTGTAGCTTAGTAACCTTACTAACCAATAAATTGCAGAATTGTTACTATCTCTGTAATTGCTACTgaaatcaaagtttattttgcgAGCATATTCTCTTTTGAGATATGTCTTATTAaagaaaatctaaattaaaaactcttttttataaattttcctgctattttcaaacaaaatagaTTTGCAGATTACCACTTATATAATAGCAGATTAGCTATTATATAACCGCTTGCAGTGGTACATACTGCCTAAACTatagaatatttgaaaataaaaaggatTCAATTATAGCATTCAACAATATCCAATTTACCGAAactattaaattacttaaatattcttttcttgattataaagttatttgattttcatCAACAGTCATCAGCAATAGAGTTCTTCAAAAGGATCCTAGACTACGACTACGGCGCGGCGTGGTACCACCTGCGTCAGTTCTGCCACAACGACGAAGTGTTACAGCCGCCCGCCGCGTGCCCGCACCTGGCGCCCGTCGCCGGCACGCCGTACTCGCACGCACACGCAGAATACGATCATAATGTCAAGTCAATATTCAACTATATGGTGTCGTAATAAAGATCTCTTTTTAATATATCTGTTGTTTTAAAACTGACTTATTAATCTAAAACTGgataaattttaaatcaaaaacaaagttCTGCTTCAAGATTGAACCCACAAACGTTCCAAATAAGTGTTTGAATACTTAATTGCGTGAGCGACGAATACGACGCGACGTAATGCGACGCGACAAGTGCCCTACGTGATTTTGGTCATTATTTCTCGAAACTTGTAGAGGTACAGTACGATTCTGTATGAGTCCATCGTGTCGCGTCTGATCGCTGTCAAAACAAGTCCGCATTACGTCGCGTCCCGTCGCAGAGTGTCACATAGGCCGCAAGTAGGGTATGCCGTTGAGTTAATCGCGTTCGTCGCTTTCGTTGCGTCGCGTCGTGTTTGTCGCTCATGCAGGACACCGCGTTAAACGcggttaaaaattaaaggtaagaataccttatttgttcacccgacgtttcgatcgaataaCATCGAACGAAGGTGacgggctgactgatgtggctgctaagcgtcatCTTGTGGCGCGTGTTTcaacgcctaccctcacttggttttcacttagtataaatatattgttcgGAATAGTCGGTACTGCGCGTGTTgttacattgtaatattatgtgtacaagtcgcgagagtttaaaatcgttaattgtTTGATTACTGGTGCAAGCCGTACATGTACCAAATGACTATATATAACTGTGTTTGAATATAGGTACTACCAGCAAGTTGCATAATAATAAGATGTTTAGAGGAGAAGTGCAGACGACTGAATGGATAGACGACGTTGTTGTTTCGTCGTTGTCACCATGCCATTACATCACCGCGGATTGATGAAGCTTGCATAAAAAGAGAATCgacaaatgtatgtaaaactttataattacgatACTAGCCTATCTTATGGTATTTAATAGTAATCATAGCGTTTAAACTTTCACGTTACATGTTTAGTATTTAATaggatacaggaattaacgcgcattttatttttgtacgactgtcagtcagcctgcgaccacggcgaaaTCAGTGCCGAAATattaggcatttcaaggtaaaatgcgtgttcgcgttaattcccgtatcctatatatttaatagtaatCGTTAGAAATCGCAGTTGTTACCTGGTAAGCCTATCAATTAATGCAATAATACAGTATAGCTAATTGTAAAATAGTTACagtattatagtttattaacaCAATCCGGCAGCACTGCGCGGCAGGGCATAGATAACACAAAATAACCAACGTCCGAATGCAGTATTGTTACCGGATGCTGTAATTTAACGGTGTAATACACTTTTAATTACATTTCGTCGGTTATTTCGTGTCAATTATGTATAACTTGATTACTGCTTCGATTAGGTAAACTATCATGGCCAGGCGTGGCCAGGGCAGTAGGTGTTGGGTGTTCAAAACATACAATGAGGTTCGTAGAAATTGTTTCTTTGCCTCGTATTTGCTCAGTATGTATGATTTACATACTGTATTGCATAGTTCCTTAAATAAGTTACTTTGCCAGTAGACCAATGAAATGTAATACTGCTAAGTGCTAAGTATCTATTGTTCTTATCATGCAACTCGtacattatttacgaaagaGAGAGAGACACGTGTTAcgaagttaaaaaaatagtcaagtattattaatatacagttttaattatttaattttaatcgagAATTATGTATTCTACTAGGTTTGTTTTACGTGTGCATATTTGAGTACGACTTAATGTACTTGTCGAATCTCTCAGCATTCCTTCGGTTAACATCGTCCAAACATTGCGCAATTCTACTGCGTCTTTCAGCGACGTCCTCAGCTCTCAGAGCTGCTAACGTTACCCTCACGCGTCTTCCCAAATCTCTGCTTATTAACGTCAAAATACGCATCGCTTTCTTTTCTAGATCCCGAGGTACGGTCCTCAAGGAATTCGCCAACCCATTCGCAACCCTCTGCCTGTGTGCATCGCTGTCTACAATTTCATTGTAAAATTCTGCCATCGGTTGCAAATCAAACGCATTTCTGTGATAAACAGTTATATCTTCTGAAGAGCGAGCCTCGTCCACGTACGGCATGGGACCATTGAATGAATTAGGGAAGTAATTAGGCGCGTCTTTCATGTTATCAGCAACAGGTGGCTTTCCATCACGACTATAAGTCTTGTCGTATAGCGGAGCATTTACTCTTATGTTGTCGTGATTCACTCCTAAACGATAGTTCTGAGTGTCCGGGTAAAAGATCTTACGAGCTCTGAATACAAGGTCAAGTGGTCCCTTGATGCCGGGAACCAAGTTGGAAGGACAGAAGGCACTTTGGTCGATGTCTCTGAAGTTATTCTCAGCGCGTTGGTTGATAACTAACCGGCCGACTGTAACAGTGTGATATGTTCCTCGTTTCCACAGCCTCGTCATATCAAACGGATCGTAATCAACTTTTAACAAATCATCCATGGTAAGAATATCCATTTCTAATCTCCAAGTAGGATATTGTTTAGCAGCAATCGCATTGTAAAGGTCTCTGTTAAAGTAGTCAGGATCGTTAACGCCGATCGCTTGCGCTTGGGCAGTGGTAAGATTGAACAAGCCTTGTTCCGTTCTGAAGTTAAATTTCACGTAATATCTATCACCATGCTTATTGTATACTTCATAGACGTGTTCAGCGAATGCGTCCATCTTTCTGTATCCATCGGGTAACCCAAAGTCGGACGCTAGCCATAAAACTGTATGTAGAGGATCAGGATGCAACGTCAGAAGGTCCCATCTCGCCGTGTTATCGATCAAATCAGTTCTTGGATTCCTTTTGAAAGCATGTGTGAACTTTTGGAAGATGATAGGATCTCTGTACAAGAAAATGGGTAAATGCAAGCAAATGAGATCAAGATTTCCTTCTTGGGTGTAGAATTTAAGAGCCATTGCTTTCGTTTCTGGTACAAGGTCTGATCCGCCGAGGTTCTGCACGACCGAGGAATACCGCGCCACTACTGGGGTCTTCTTCCCGATTCCGTTGAACACATCAGACTTGATATACTTTGATACATCGTGCGTCACCTCGAAGTATCCGAAGGCGCCGATACCCTTAGCGTGCACGATACGCTCCGGTATTCTTTCCCTGACGAAATGAGACGTGAGCCGAAAGTGGTTTCTGCTTATGAAAATGTCTGTGTTCATCGTCGTAAAGTCCCTTATGTCTAAAGGTTCGCCGCTCACTTTAGTTGTCACACCAATAGGATTCTGGAAGTAAGACAATAAAAATtatggtaggtacctatttaaactGGATGGTGATATAATTCTGAAAATCGTTTTGTATTTAGAATACATAATTACTGCTAAATTCCTACAAAGATTggcgtattattatattttctgactTTCGATTGGACTTACCGGGTGCAGATTTCTGAACTCAGTCAACTGTTGCGACGCGGCGTCCGGCAGCGTCTCATTGTGGTAACGGTAGCACGACACATGTTCCACAATAGCACACAAACAAACGAACACAACAACGCCCCTCATAGCGTATCGTCAGTGAAACTAAGTCAAGATTTCACTACGCTTATATAGGTAACACAAATTGAAGGAAACAACTAACTATACCTACTTACCTTAGATTGCCGACAAATATAATAACtgaatcaatcaataaataaccaTGCAGTACAATG
This DNA window, taken from Anticarsia gemmatalis isolate Benzon Research Colony breed Stoneville strain chromosome 11, ilAntGemm2 primary, whole genome shotgun sequence, encodes the following:
- the LOC142976745 gene encoding catalase-like, with the protein product MRGVVVFVCLCAIVEHVSCYRYHNETLPDAASQQLTEFRNLHPNPIGVTTKVSGEPLDIRDFTTMNTDIFISRNHFRLTSHFVRERIPERIVHAKGIGAFGYFEVTHDVSKYIKSDVFNGIGKKTPVVARYSSVVQNLGGSDLVPETKAMALKFYTQEGNLDLICLHLPIFLYRDPIIFQKFTHAFKRNPRTDLIDNTARWDLLTLHPDPLHTVLWLASDFGLPDGYRKMDAFAEHVYEVYNKHGDRYYVKFNFRTEQGLFNLTTAQAQAIGVNDPDYFNRDLYNAIAAKQYPTWRLEMDILTMDDLLKVDYDPFDMTRLWKRGTYHTVTVGRLVINQRAENNFRDIDQSAFCPSNLVPGIKGPLDLVFRARKIFYPDTQNYRLGVNHDNIRVNAPLYDKTYSRDGKPPVADNMKDAPNYFPNSFNGPMPYVDEARSSEDITVYHRNAFDLQPMAEFYNEIVDSDAHRQRVANGLANSLRTVPRDLEKKAMRILTLISRDLGRRVRVTLAALRAEDVAERRSRIAQCLDDVNRRNAERFDKYIKSYSNMHT